From Methanosarcina lacustris Z-7289, one genomic window encodes:
- a CDS encoding TrmB family transcriptional regulator codes for MIDFACKEFKVEDVIKCALSLTKADLNVMKHFLNEPEKWVETDTLSRSLDLDISTVQRSVKKLHEKGILQRSQQNLDGGGYVFIYKIHSRNQIKNVILKIVQSWADRLGQELEQWENGG; via the coding sequence ATAATAGATTTTGCCTGCAAGGAATTCAAAGTAGAAGATGTGATCAAGTGCGCTCTCAGTCTTACAAAAGCTGATCTGAATGTTATGAAGCATTTCTTAAATGAACCCGAAAAATGGGTTGAGACTGATACCCTTTCCAGATCTCTTGATCTGGACATCTCTACGGTCCAGCGTTCCGTAAAAAAGCTGCACGAAAAAGGGATTCTCCAGAGGTCACAGCAGAACCTTGACGGGGGAGGCTATGTATTCATTTATAAAATCCATTCAAGAAACCAGATTAAAAATGTCATTCTAAAAATTGTACAATCCTGGGCCGACAGACTCGGAC